Proteins found in one Chloroherpetonaceae bacterium genomic segment:
- a CDS encoding class I SAM-dependent methyltransferase translates to MSEAATTNHNWGIRAKSYHLRTRIPPFSWVYEAEKNALQNLLLPFKNFHFQRALDLGTGRGDSLPILLSLSQTISAIDLSDEMLRYAKETYQADQPERISFHHADAASIPFDDSYFDLVFSIGLAEYFQNPKILLNEIRRVSKPQAVVILTLSPENFGNRLRKLWGTPIYFHSHVNFSEFAMTLGFNILDSSKLYSQHIFALQLEKK, encoded by the coding sequence GTGAGCGAAGCCGCAACAACTAATCACAACTGGGGAATTCGTGCAAAGAGTTATCATCTCCGAACGCGAATTCCCCCTTTTTCTTGGGTGTACGAAGCCGAAAAAAACGCACTTCAAAATCTTTTACTTCCCTTTAAGAATTTTCATTTTCAACGCGCTTTAGATCTTGGAACCGGAAGAGGTGATTCCCTTCCAATTCTTCTTTCACTTTCTCAAACAATTTCTGCCATTGATCTCTCGGATGAAATGCTTCGTTATGCAAAAGAAACCTACCAAGCTGATCAACCCGAACGAATCTCATTTCATCATGCCGATGCAGCTTCCATTCCATTTGATGATTCTTACTTTGACTTAGTATTTTCAATCGGCTTAGCTGAGTATTTTCAGAATCCAAAAATATTACTGAATGAAATTAGACGAGTTTCTAAGCCACAAGCCGTTGTGATACTTACACTTTCACCCGAAAATTTCGGGAATCGCTTACGAAAACTTTGGGGCACGCCAATTTATTTTCACTCTCATGTCAACTTTTCTGAATTCGCGATGACGCTCGGATTTAATATTTTAGACAGTTCGAAACTCTATTCTCAACACATATTTGCGCTGCAACTTGAAAAGAAATAG